Proteins encoded together in one Rhizobacter sp. J219 window:
- the meaB gene encoding methylmalonyl Co-A mutase-associated GTPase MeaB: MEGVRRADRRALAKAVTLLESTRADHRLRADELLNALLPHTGHALRLGISGVPGVGKSTFIEALGLYLIAQGHRVAVLAVDPSSSLSGGSILGDKTRMEQLSASASAYIRPSPSSGTLGGVAEKTREAMLVFEAAGYDVVIVETVGVGQSETAVAGMTDLFVLMQLPNAGDDLQAIKRGVMELADLVVINKADLDVDAATRAEAMIASSLRLLGQAGHGDGAPSRVLKLSALKAEGVDAFWQKVQGLVEHRRASGEFAQRRQHQGQAWMWDLIHAALLGDFRRHPDVRRALPAVLKDVNESRVAPSAAARSLLQLFTRS, from the coding sequence ATGGAGGGCGTGCGCCGGGCCGACCGGCGTGCGCTGGCCAAGGCCGTCACCCTGCTCGAATCGACCCGCGCCGACCATCGCCTGCGTGCCGACGAGCTGCTGAATGCGCTGCTGCCCCACACAGGCCACGCACTGCGGCTCGGCATCTCGGGTGTGCCGGGGGTGGGCAAGTCGACCTTCATCGAAGCACTCGGCCTGTACCTGATCGCGCAAGGCCACCGCGTGGCGGTGCTCGCGGTCGACCCGTCGTCCAGCCTCTCGGGTGGCTCCATCCTCGGCGACAAGACGCGCATGGAGCAGCTCTCGGCCAGCGCCTCGGCCTACATCCGCCCCAGTCCCTCGTCGGGCACGCTCGGTGGCGTGGCCGAGAAGACGCGCGAGGCGATGCTCGTCTTCGAGGCGGCAGGGTACGACGTGGTGATCGTCGAAACGGTGGGCGTCGGCCAGAGCGAGACCGCGGTCGCCGGCATGACCGACCTCTTCGTGCTGATGCAGCTGCCCAATGCGGGCGACGACCTGCAGGCCATCAAGCGTGGCGTGATGGAGCTGGCCGACCTCGTCGTCATCAACAAGGCCGACCTCGATGTCGACGCCGCCACGCGGGCCGAGGCCATGATCGCAAGCTCACTGCGCCTGCTCGGCCAGGCGGGGCACGGCGATGGCGCACCCTCGCGCGTGCTCAAGCTGAGTGCGCTCAAGGCCGAGGGCGTGGACGCCTTCTGGCAGAAGGTGCAGGGCCTCGTCGAGCATCGCCGTGCGAGCGGTGAGTTCGCCCAGCGCCGCCAGCACCAGGGCCAGGCCTGGATGTGGGACCTGATCCATGCCGCGCTGCTCGGCGACTTCCGCCGCCACCCCGACGTGCGCCGCGCCTTGCCCGCGGTGCTGAAAGACGTCAACGAATCCCGTGTCGCGCCGTCGGCTGCGGCGCGTTCGCTCCTCCAACTGTTCACCCGAAGCTAG
- a CDS encoding acyl-CoA carboxylase subunit beta produces MHDIIEQLEKKRAAARLGGGEKRIAAQHGKGKLTARERLELLLDEGTFEEWDMFVEHRCHDFGMQEQKVPGDGVVTGYGMINGRLVFVYSQDFTVFGGALSEAHAEKICKVMDQAMKVGAPVIGLNDSGGARIQEGVASLGGYAEVFQRNVMASGVVPQISMIMGPSAGGAVYSPAMTDFIFMVKDSSYMFVTGPEVVKTVTHEEVTSEELGGATTHTTKSGVADLAFDNDVDALLMLRRFYNYLPLNNREKAPVRPSHDPADRIDLSLDTLVPDNPNKPYDIKELIVKCADDGEFFELQPGYAQNIVIGFCRMEGQTVGVVANQPLVLAGCLDIKSSIKAARFVRFCDAFNIPIVTYVDVPGFMPGTSQEYGGIIKHGAKLLYAYAECTVPKITVITRKAYGGAYDVMASKHLRGDVNFAWPNAEIAVMGAKGAVEIIFREEKSDPVKLAAREAEYKAKFANPFVAGARGFIDDVIQPHETRKRICRSLVMLRNKKVENPWRKHGNIPL; encoded by the coding sequence ATGCACGACATCATCGAACAGCTCGAAAAGAAGCGCGCCGCGGCGCGCCTGGGCGGCGGCGAGAAACGCATCGCCGCGCAACACGGCAAGGGCAAGCTCACTGCGCGCGAACGCCTCGAGCTGCTGCTCGACGAAGGCACCTTCGAAGAGTGGGACATGTTCGTCGAGCACCGGTGCCACGATTTCGGCATGCAGGAGCAGAAGGTGCCCGGCGACGGCGTCGTGACCGGCTACGGCATGATCAACGGCCGCCTCGTCTTCGTCTACAGCCAGGACTTCACCGTCTTCGGCGGCGCGCTCAGCGAAGCGCACGCCGAGAAGATCTGCAAGGTGATGGACCAGGCGATGAAGGTCGGCGCGCCCGTCATCGGCCTCAACGACTCGGGCGGTGCGCGCATCCAGGAAGGCGTGGCCTCGCTCGGCGGTTATGCCGAAGTCTTCCAGCGCAACGTGATGGCCTCGGGCGTGGTGCCGCAGATCAGCATGATCATGGGCCCGAGCGCGGGTGGCGCGGTGTACTCACCGGCGATGACCGACTTCATCTTCATGGTGAAGGACAGCAGCTACATGTTCGTGACCGGCCCCGAGGTGGTGAAGACGGTGACGCACGAGGAGGTGACGTCGGAGGAGCTCGGCGGCGCCACCACCCACACCACCAAGAGCGGCGTGGCCGACCTCGCGTTCGACAACGACGTCGATGCGCTCTTGATGCTGCGCCGCTTCTACAACTACCTGCCGCTCAACAACCGCGAAAAGGCGCCGGTGCGCCCGAGCCACGACCCGGCCGACCGCATCGACCTGTCGCTCGACACGCTGGTACCCGACAACCCCAACAAGCCCTACGACATCAAGGAGCTGATCGTCAAATGCGCCGACGACGGCGAGTTCTTCGAGCTGCAGCCGGGCTACGCGCAGAACATCGTGATCGGCTTCTGCCGCATGGAAGGCCAGACGGTGGGCGTGGTGGCCAACCAGCCGCTGGTGCTCGCCGGCTGCCTCGACATCAAGAGCAGCATCAAGGCCGCACGCTTCGTGCGCTTCTGCGATGCGTTCAATATTCCCATCGTGACCTACGTTGACGTGCCGGGCTTCATGCCGGGCACGAGCCAGGAGTACGGCGGCATCATCAAGCACGGCGCGAAGCTGCTCTACGCGTATGCGGAATGCACCGTGCCCAAGATCACCGTCATCACCCGCAAGGCCTACGGCGGTGCGTATGACGTGATGGCCTCCAAGCACCTGCGGGGTGACGTCAACTTCGCCTGGCCCAACGCCGAGATCGCGGTGATGGGCGCCAAGGGCGCGGTCGAGATCATCTTCCGCGAGGAGAAGAGCGACCCTGTGAAGCTCGCGGCGCGCGAAGCCGAGTACAAGGCCAAGTTCGCCAACCCGTTTGTCGCCGGCGCGCGCGGCTTCATCGACGACGTGATCCAGCCGCACGAGACGCGCAAGCGCATCTGCAGGTCCCTGGTGATGTTGCGCAACAAGAAAGTCGAGAACCCGTGGCGCAAGCACGGCAACATTCCCCTCTGA
- the accC gene encoding acetyl-CoA carboxylase biotin carboxylase subunit codes for MFTKILIANRGEIACRVIKTAKKMGIKTVAVYSDADRDARHVELADEAVHIGAPPSRESYLVMDKIIAACKQTGAQAVHPGYGFLSENEEFARRVEEEGIVFIGPKHASIAAMGDKIASKKLAAEARVNTIPGHNAAIAGAKEAVEIAKKIGYPVMIKASAGGGGKGLRVAYSDKEAFDGFTACQNEARNSFGDDRVFIEKFVEEPRHIEIQVLGDAHGNTVYLWERECSIQRRHQKVIEEAPSPFLDDATRKAMGEQAVALAKAVNYQSAGTVEFVVGKDKSFYFLEMNTRLQVEHPVTECITGLDLVELMIRVSAGEKLPFKQDEIQRNGWAMECRINAEDPFRNFLPSTGRLVKYAPPPEEGGVRVDTGVYEGGEIPMYYDSMIAKLIVHGKDRLEAIRKMREALNGFAIRGINSNIPFQAALLAHPDFVGGNFNTGFIAEHYGRGFTAEAVPHDDPMFLRALAAVANRKHLERASRISGQLPGHEMEIGTDFVVVTDLGGGKTEQVPVKVEKQGGGFEVTMGGKTSRIAFVTPLRDIVIRGTFDGEPFCAQIERMGLAYRVAHNGTQIEAKVLTPRAAELNALMPFKAPPDLSKFLLSPMPGLLVDVAVTKGQKVMAGEKLAVIEAMKMENILTATQDCVVAEVAASKGESLAVDQVILKFE; via the coding sequence ATGTTCACCAAGATCCTGATCGCAAACCGTGGCGAAATCGCCTGCCGCGTCATCAAGACCGCGAAGAAGATGGGCATCAAGACGGTCGCCGTCTACTCCGATGCCGACCGCGATGCACGTCATGTGGAGCTGGCCGACGAGGCGGTGCACATCGGCGCACCGCCCTCGCGCGAGTCCTACCTCGTGATGGACAAGATCATCGCGGCCTGCAAGCAGACCGGCGCGCAAGCGGTGCATCCGGGCTACGGCTTCCTCAGCGAGAACGAGGAATTCGCGCGCCGCGTGGAAGAAGAAGGCATCGTCTTCATCGGCCCCAAGCATGCGTCCATCGCCGCGATGGGCGACAAGATCGCGTCGAAGAAGCTCGCGGCCGAGGCGCGCGTCAACACCATCCCGGGCCACAACGCGGCCATTGCGGGCGCGAAGGAAGCGGTCGAGATCGCCAAGAAGATTGGCTACCCGGTGATGATCAAGGCGAGCGCCGGTGGCGGTGGCAAGGGCCTGCGTGTTGCCTACAGCGACAAGGAAGCTTTCGACGGCTTCACCGCCTGCCAGAACGAGGCGCGCAACAGCTTCGGCGACGACCGGGTCTTCATCGAGAAGTTCGTCGAGGAGCCGCGCCACATCGAGATCCAGGTGCTGGGCGATGCGCACGGCAACACCGTCTACCTGTGGGAGCGCGAATGCTCCATCCAGCGCCGCCACCAGAAGGTGATCGAAGAAGCGCCGAGCCCCTTCCTCGATGACGCCACGCGCAAGGCGATGGGCGAGCAGGCGGTGGCGCTCGCCAAGGCGGTGAACTACCAGTCGGCTGGCACGGTGGAGTTCGTCGTCGGCAAGGACAAGAGCTTCTACTTCCTCGAGATGAACACCCGCCTGCAGGTGGAGCACCCGGTCACCGAGTGCATCACCGGGCTCGACCTCGTGGAACTCATGATCCGCGTGTCGGCTGGCGAGAAGCTGCCCTTCAAGCAGGACGAGATCCAGCGCAACGGCTGGGCGATGGAGTGCCGCATCAACGCGGAAGACCCGTTCCGCAACTTCCTGCCCTCCACCGGGCGGCTGGTGAAGTACGCTCCGCCGCCCGAGGAAGGCGGCGTGCGCGTGGACACCGGCGTCTACGAAGGCGGCGAGATCCCGATGTACTACGACTCGATGATCGCCAAGCTCATCGTGCACGGGAAGGACCGGCTGGAGGCCATCCGCAAGATGCGCGAGGCGCTGAACGGGTTTGCGATCCGGGGCATCAACTCCAACATCCCCTTCCAGGCGGCGCTGCTGGCGCACCCTGATTTCGTGGGCGGCAACTTCAACACCGGCTTCATCGCCGAGCACTACGGCCGTGGCTTCACCGCCGAAGCCGTGCCGCACGACGACCCGATGTTCCTGCGGGCGTTGGCCGCGGTGGCCAACCGCAAGCACCTGGAGCGTGCGAGCCGCATCAGCGGCCAGCTGCCGGGGCATGAGATGGAGATCGGCACCGACTTCGTGGTGGTCACCGACCTCGGTGGCGGCAAGACCGAGCAGGTGCCGGTCAAGGTGGAAAAGCAGGGCGGTGGTTTCGAGGTGACGATGGGCGGCAAGACGAGCCGCATCGCCTTCGTCACCCCGCTGCGCGACATCGTGATCCGCGGCACCTTCGACGGCGAGCCCTTCTGCGCGCAGATCGAACGCATGGGCCTCGCCTACCGCGTGGCCCACAACGGCACGCAGATCGAGGCCAAGGTGCTCACCCCGCGTGCGGCCGAGCTGAACGCGCTGATGCCGTTCAAGGCGCCGCCCGACCTGTCGAAATTCCTGCTCTCGCCCATGCCCGGCCTCCTGGTCGACGTGGCGGTGACGAAGGGGCAGAAGGTGATGGCGGGCGAAAAGCTCGCGGTCATCGAGGCGATGAAGATGGAAAACATCCTCACGGCCACGCAAGACTGCGTGGTGGCTGAGGTGGCGGCGAGCAAGGGCGAGAGCCTGGCCGTCGATCAGGTCATCCTCAAATTCGAGTGA
- a CDS encoding VOC family protein yields the protein MSTTRPFKVLGIQQVAIGGPSKERLRTLWVDTLGLEVTGNFVSERENVDEDICAMGKGAFKVEVDLMQPIDPEKKPAVHTTPLNHIGLWIDDLPKAVEWLTAKGVRFAPGGIRKGAAGYDICFLHPKANDEFPIAGEGVLIELVQAPPEVIAALQ from the coding sequence ATGAGCACGACGAGACCGTTCAAGGTGCTGGGCATCCAGCAGGTGGCGATCGGCGGCCCGAGCAAGGAGCGCCTGCGCACGCTCTGGGTCGACACGCTGGGCCTCGAAGTCACCGGCAATTTCGTCAGCGAGCGGGAGAACGTCGACGAAGACATCTGCGCGATGGGCAAGGGTGCGTTCAAGGTCGAGGTCGACCTGATGCAGCCGATCGACCCCGAGAAGAAGCCGGCGGTGCACACCACGCCGCTCAACCACATCGGGCTGTGGATCGACGACCTGCCCAAGGCCGTGGAGTGGCTCACCGCCAAGGGCGTGCGTTTTGCGCCCGGTGGCATCCGCAAGGGGGCGGCCGGCTACGACATCTGCTTCCTGCACCCGAAGGCGAACGACGAGTTTCCGATCGCGGGTGAGGGCGTGCTGATCGAGCTGGTGCAGGCGCCGCCCGAGGTCATCGCCGCGCTTCAGTAG
- the ggt gene encoding gamma-glutamyltransferase encodes MTVARVQRFALSLVLAVVLPAAHAASVAPVAAENGMVVTAQHLATRVGVDVLKDGGNAVDAAVAVGYALAVVYPAAGNLGGGGFMTIQFADGRKTFLDFREKAPLAARPDMYLGPDGNVVKGLSTKGYLAAGVPGTVHGLEVALKKYGTMKRAALIDPAIRYAERGFVLDQGDIDMLKTATEDFRKDAPSAAIFLNKGEPFEVGQTLRQADLARTLKRIRAQGADGFYKGPVAAEMVAASQAGKGLFTQVDFDQYTTREMAPIECDYRGYRVISAPPPSSGGVIICEMLNILEGYPLKDLGFRSAQAVHYQIEAMRHAYADRNAYLGDPDFVKNPIERLLDKNYAAKIRAAIDPAKAGVSQEIKPGVPPHEGSNTTHYSIVDKWGNAVSVTYTLNDWFGARVTAVKTGVLLNNEMDDFTAKVGVPNIYGLVQGEANKIEPGKRPLSSMSPTIVSKDGKPVMVVGTPGGSRIITVVLHTILNVVDYGMNIQEAVDAPRFHQQWLPEATNFERFAISPDTQKLLEGMGHKVGNPQPANHVAAILIGAPSLGGKPVGKNRYYGANDPRRNSGLAKGY; translated from the coding sequence ATGACCGTCGCCAGAGTCCAGCGTTTTGCCCTCAGCCTCGTGCTCGCCGTCGTGCTGCCGGCGGCACACGCCGCATCGGTGGCGCCGGTCGCCGCCGAAAACGGCATGGTCGTCACCGCCCAGCACCTCGCCACCCGCGTGGGGGTCGACGTGCTGAAGGACGGTGGCAACGCCGTCGATGCGGCCGTGGCCGTGGGCTATGCGCTCGCGGTGGTCTACCCCGCCGCGGGCAACTTGGGCGGTGGCGGCTTCATGACGATCCAGTTCGCCGATGGCCGCAAGACCTTCCTCGACTTCCGCGAGAAGGCTCCGCTCGCTGCCAGGCCTGACATGTACCTCGGCCCCGACGGCAACGTCGTCAAGGGCCTGAGCACCAAGGGCTACCTCGCCGCTGGCGTGCCCGGCACGGTGCACGGCCTCGAGGTCGCGCTCAAGAAGTACGGCACGATGAAACGCGCCGCGCTGATCGACCCGGCCATCCGCTACGCCGAGCGCGGCTTCGTGCTCGACCAGGGCGACATCGACATGCTCAAGACCGCGACCGAGGACTTCCGCAAGGACGCCCCCTCGGCCGCCATTTTCCTGAACAAGGGCGAGCCTTTCGAGGTGGGGCAGACGCTCAGGCAAGCCGACCTCGCGCGCACGCTCAAACGCATCCGCGCGCAGGGCGCCGACGGTTTCTACAAGGGTCCGGTCGCCGCCGAGATGGTGGCGGCGAGCCAGGCCGGCAAGGGTCTCTTCACGCAGGTCGACTTCGACCAGTACACCACCCGCGAGATGGCGCCCATCGAGTGCGACTACCGCGGTTACCGCGTGATCTCGGCGCCACCACCCAGCTCGGGCGGCGTGATCATCTGCGAGATGCTCAACATCCTCGAGGGCTATCCGCTGAAGGACCTGGGCTTCCGCTCGGCGCAGGCCGTGCACTACCAGATCGAGGCGATGCGCCATGCGTACGCCGACCGCAACGCCTACCTCGGCGACCCCGACTTCGTGAAGAACCCGATCGAGCGCCTGCTCGACAAGAACTACGCCGCGAAGATCCGCGCCGCCATCGACCCGGCCAAGGCCGGCGTGTCGCAGGAGATCAAGCCCGGCGTGCCGCCGCACGAGGGCAGCAACACCACGCACTACTCCATCGTCGACAAGTGGGGCAACGCCGTCTCGGTGACCTACACGCTCAACGACTGGTTCGGCGCGCGCGTGACCGCCGTCAAGACCGGCGTGCTGCTCAACAACGAGATGGACGACTTCACCGCCAAGGTGGGCGTGCCCAACATCTACGGCCTGGTGCAGGGCGAGGCCAACAAGATCGAGCCCGGCAAGCGCCCGCTGAGCTCGATGAGCCCGACCATCGTCTCGAAGGACGGCAAGCCGGTGATGGTGGTCGGCACACCGGGCGGCAGCCGCATCATCACCGTGGTGCTGCACACCATCCTGAACGTCGTCGACTACGGCATGAACATCCAGGAGGCGGTCGACGCACCGCGCTTCCACCAGCAGTGGTTGCCGGAGGCGACCAACTTCGAGCGCTTCGCGATCAGCCCCGACACGCAGAAGCTGCTCGAAGGCATGGGCCACAAGGTCGGCAACCCGCAACCGGCCAACCACGTGGCCGCCATCCTGATCGGCGCACCGTCGCTCGGCGGCAAGCCGGTGGGCAAGAACCGCTACTACGGCGCCAACGATCCGCGGCGCAACTCGGGGCTCGCGAAAGGCTACTGA
- a CDS encoding cupin domain-containing protein, protein MGQPRHPVSLRADEAPARTKPSNYPEPFASRMSGRLKRPLGDLFGLVNFGVNHTTLAPGAASALRHAHSRQDEFIYILQGHPTLHTDEGLTRLAPGMCAGFAHGTGNGHRLLNETTEDVVYLEIGDRTPGDEGSYPDDDLRAESR, encoded by the coding sequence ATGGGCCAACCGAGGCACCCCGTCTCGCTGCGCGCCGATGAGGCACCCGCACGCACCAAGCCGTCGAACTACCCCGAGCCCTTCGCCTCGCGCATGTCCGGGCGCCTCAAGAGGCCGCTCGGCGATCTCTTCGGCCTCGTCAACTTCGGCGTCAATCACACGACACTTGCGCCCGGTGCCGCCTCGGCCCTGCGCCATGCGCACAGCAGGCAAGACGAGTTCATCTACATCCTGCAAGGCCATCCCACGCTGCACACCGACGAGGGCCTGACCCGGCTCGCGCCCGGCATGTGCGCCGGCTTCGCCCACGGCACCGGCAACGGCCACCGCCTTCTCAACGAGACGACGGAAGACGTGGTCTACCTCGAAATCGGCGACCGCACGCCCGGCGACGAAGGCAGCTACCCCGACGACGACCTGCGTGCCGAATCTCGTTGA
- a CDS encoding thymidylate synthase, with product MTRPTRSQYEDFMRHVHEHGVFKADRTGTGTKSVFGHQMRFDLNEGFPLVTTKKIFTKAVILELLWFLRGDSNARWLQERGVTIWDEWAAPNGDLGPVYGVQWRSWPTPDGGHIDQIAEVVNQLKTNPDSRRIIVSAWNVAELSKMALMPCHAFFQFYVANGKLSCQLYQRSADIFLGVPFNIASYALLTHMLAQQCNLEVGDFIWTGGDCHIYSNHTEQVALQLSRKPYPYPLLRIKRKPESIFDYQLEDFEFVEYQHHETIKAPVAV from the coding sequence GTGACCCGCCCCACCCGTTCTCAGTACGAAGATTTCATGCGTCACGTGCACGAGCACGGCGTCTTCAAGGCCGACCGCACCGGCACCGGCACGAAGAGCGTGTTCGGCCACCAGATGCGCTTCGACCTGAACGAAGGCTTCCCGCTGGTCACGACCAAGAAGATCTTCACCAAGGCGGTGATCCTGGAACTCCTGTGGTTCCTGCGCGGCGACAGCAACGCCAGGTGGCTGCAGGAGCGCGGCGTGACCATCTGGGACGAATGGGCTGCCCCCAACGGCGACCTGGGCCCGGTCTACGGCGTGCAGTGGCGCTCGTGGCCCACGCCCGATGGCGGGCACATCGACCAGATCGCCGAGGTCGTGAACCAGCTCAAGACCAACCCCGACTCGCGCCGCATCATCGTGAGCGCCTGGAACGTGGCCGAGCTGTCGAAGATGGCGCTGATGCCCTGCCACGCGTTCTTCCAGTTCTACGTCGCGAACGGCAAACTCAGCTGCCAGCTTTACCAGCGCAGCGCCGACATCTTCCTCGGCGTGCCGTTCAACATCGCCAGCTACGCGCTGCTCACGCACATGCTCGCGCAGCAGTGCAACCTGGAAGTGGGTGACTTCATCTGGACCGGCGGCGACTGCCACATCTACAGCAACCACACCGAGCAGGTCGCGCTGCAGCTCTCGCGCAAGCCCTACCCCTATCCGCTGCTGCGCATCAAGCGCAAGCCCGAATCGATCTTCGACTACCAGCTGGAAGACTTCGAGTTCGTCGAGTACCAGCACCACGAGACGATCAAGGCGCCCGTCGCCGTCTGA
- a CDS encoding OmpA family protein, whose product MIGKAAGDRAGVGAVVGGAVGAIAGNIWSKKQEERKRQMEQATQGTGIDVTRTADNQLKLNVPNDVSFDVNSANIKPELRSVLDTFANSLRGDQAAMLTIVGHTDSTGSDAINNPLSLERARSVKDYLAARGVSPTRIETAGRGEREPVADNSTDAGRARNRRVEMYLREPAQQG is encoded by the coding sequence GTGATCGGCAAGGCCGCCGGTGACCGGGCGGGTGTGGGCGCCGTGGTCGGCGGCGCGGTGGGCGCCATCGCCGGCAACATCTGGTCGAAGAAGCAGGAGGAGCGCAAGCGCCAGATGGAGCAGGCCACGCAAGGCACCGGCATCGACGTGACCCGCACCGCCGACAACCAGTTGAAGCTCAACGTGCCGAACGACGTGTCGTTCGACGTCAACAGCGCCAACATCAAACCCGAGCTGCGCAGCGTGCTCGACACCTTCGCCAACAGCCTGCGCGGCGACCAGGCCGCCATGCTCACGATCGTCGGTCACACCGACAGCACCGGGTCGGATGCCATCAACAACCCGCTGTCGCTGGAGCGCGCCCGCAGCGTGAAGGACTACCTGGCCGCCCGCGGCGTGTCGCCCACCCGCATCGAGACCGCCGGCCGCGGCGAGCGCGAGCCGGTCGCCGACAACAGCACCGATGCCGGCCGCGCCCGCAACCGCCGCGTCGAGATGTATTTGCGCGAGCCGGCGCAGCAGGGGTGA
- a CDS encoding ABC transporter transmembrane domain-containing protein produces MPDNAPPAARNVKSLSGLRPFLRPYRLHIAMAVLFLVLAAVTTLVLPLALKSLIDQGLVSADPGERVMALREHFFALFAVGAALGVFSAARFYAVTWLGERVTADLRNAVYAHVVKQSPEFFETTQTGEVLSRLTTDTTLVQTVVGSSLSMGLRNAVMGIGALLMLVITNPYVMSQVLGILVLVVLPSLYAGRRVRKLSRASQDRVADSAAIAAEVLNAIPVVQSYTQEQRESQRFDTSTENAFRTAVKRTRMRSLLVAFIITATFGALLWGLYQGTQAVMRGAITPGHLGQTVVYVIILVGSVAVLSEVYGDMLRAAGATERLMELLAARSPIESPPRPTPLPPTAAGSSVELRDVSFHYPSRPAHPSLSQVSLSVQPGETVALVGPSGAGKSTVFQLLLRFYDTSRGEVRIDGVPVREIALDALRRRIGIVPQDSVIFSANAMENIRYGRPEASDDEVVAAARAAFADDFIRQLPEGYATFLGERGVRLSGGQRQRISIARAMLKNPPLLLLDEATSALDAESERMVQAALESAMQGRTTLVIAHRLATIQRADRIVVMEHGHIVETGTHASLIASNGLYARLAALQFEQ; encoded by the coding sequence ATGCCCGACAACGCCCCACCCGCTGCCCGCAACGTGAAGTCGCTCAGCGGCCTGCGCCCCTTCCTGCGGCCGTACCGGCTGCACATTGCAATGGCCGTGCTGTTCCTCGTGCTTGCCGCCGTCACCACCTTGGTGCTGCCGCTCGCGCTCAAGTCGCTGATCGACCAGGGCCTGGTCTCGGCCGACCCCGGCGAGCGTGTGATGGCGCTGCGCGAACACTTCTTCGCCCTCTTTGCCGTCGGCGCCGCACTGGGGGTGTTTTCGGCCGCACGCTTCTATGCCGTCACCTGGCTCGGCGAGCGTGTGACCGCCGACCTGCGCAACGCCGTCTATGCCCACGTGGTGAAGCAGAGCCCCGAGTTCTTCGAGACCACGCAGACCGGCGAGGTGCTCTCGCGCCTGACCACCGACACCACGCTCGTGCAGACGGTCGTCGGCTCCAGCCTCTCGATGGGCCTGCGCAACGCGGTGATGGGCATTGGCGCGCTGCTGATGCTCGTCATCACCAACCCGTACGTGATGTCGCAGGTGCTGGGCATCCTGGTGCTGGTGGTGCTGCCCTCGCTCTACGCCGGCCGCCGCGTGCGCAAGCTCAGCCGCGCCAGCCAGGACCGCGTGGCCGACTCGGCCGCCATCGCGGCCGAGGTGCTCAACGCGATCCCCGTGGTGCAGAGCTACACGCAGGAGCAACGCGAATCGCAGCGCTTCGACACCTCGACCGAAAACGCCTTCCGCACCGCCGTCAAGCGCACCCGCATGCGCTCGCTGCTGGTCGCCTTCATCATCACCGCCACCTTCGGCGCGCTGCTGTGGGGCCTGTACCAGGGCACACAGGCGGTGATGCGCGGCGCCATCACACCCGGGCACCTGGGGCAGACGGTGGTGTACGTGATCATCCTCGTGGGCAGCGTGGCAGTGCTGTCCGAGGTGTACGGCGACATGCTGCGCGCCGCCGGCGCCACCGAGCGCCTGATGGAACTGCTGGCCGCACGCTCGCCGATCGAGTCGCCGCCGCGGCCGACACCGCTGCCGCCGACCGCCGCGGGGTCGTCGGTGGAGTTGCGCGACGTCAGCTTCCACTACCCTTCGCGGCCAGCACACCCATCGCTGTCGCAGGTGTCGCTGAGCGTGCAACCCGGCGAGACCGTGGCCCTCGTGGGCCCGAGCGGCGCGGGCAAGAGCACCGTCTTCCAGTTGCTGCTGCGCTTCTACGACACGAGCCGGGGCGAGGTGCGGATCGACGGCGTGCCGGTGCGAGAGATCGCGCTCGACGCACTGCGCCGGCGCATCGGCATCGTGCCGCAAGACAGCGTGATCTTCTCGGCCAACGCGATGGAGAACATCCGCTACGGCCGGCCCGAGGCGAGCGACGACGAGGTGGTGGCGGCCGCCCGCGCCGCCTTCGCCGACGACTTCATCCGCCAGCTGCCCGAGGGTTACGCCACCTTCCTCGGCGAGCGCGGTGTGCGCCTGTCGGGCGGCCAGCGGCAGCGCATCAGCATCGCCCGCGCGATGCTGAAGAACCCACCGCTGCTGCTGCTGGACGAGGCCACGAGTGCGCTCGACGCCGAAAGCGAACGCATGGTGCAGGCCGCTCTCGAATCGGCGATGCAGGGGCGCACGACGCTCGTCATCGCGCACCGGCTGGCGACCATCCAGCGCGCCGACCGCATCGTGGTGATGGAGCACGGCCACATCGTGGAAACCGGCACGCATGCGAGCCTGATTGCCAGCAACGGGCTGTACGCGCGCCTTGCAGCGCTGCAATTTGAGCAATGA